In a genomic window of Scyliorhinus torazame isolate Kashiwa2021f chromosome 5, sScyTor2.1, whole genome shotgun sequence:
- the LOC140422331 gene encoding uncharacterized protein isoform X1: MSNLERHESTQNMEKSWKCGKGYRFPSELEIHRRIHTGKRPFTCSQCGQRFIDSSNLQRHQRVHTGERPFTCSQCGKGFTQLSSLQRHQQNYTGEKPFTCFQCGKAFRDSSTLLRHQQIHTGERPFTCSQCGKAFRDSSTLQRHQRVHTGERPFTCSQCGKGFIDSSTLRIHQRVHTEEKPFTCSQCGKGFTRLSSLQTHQRVHTGERPFTCSQCGQGFIHSPALRRHLQVHTGERPFICSQCGKGFTWLSNLQTHKRVHSGERPFTCSHCRKGFIDLSTLLRHQRVHTGERPFTCSQCGKGFSQLSSLQTHQRIHTGERPFTCSQCGKGFIDSSKLQTHLRVHTGERPFICSQCGKGFIDSSTLLRHQRVHTGEKPFTCS; this comes from the coding sequence atgtccaatctggagagacacgagtcgacccaaaacatggagaaatcatggaaatgtgggaagggatacagattcccatctgagctggagattcatcgccgcattcacactgggaagaggccgttcacctgctctcagtgtgggcagagattcattgattcatccaacctgcagagacaccagcgagttcacactggggagaggccattcacctgctctcagtgtgggaaaggattcactcaattatccagcctgcagagacatcagcaaaattacactggggagaagccgttcacctgctttcagtgtgggaaagcgttccgtgattcatccaccctgctgagacatcagcaaattcacactggggagaggccgttcacctgctctcagtgtgggaaagcgttccgtgattcatccaccctgcagagacatcagcgagttcacactggggagaggccattcacctgctctcagtgtgggaagggattcattgattcatccaccctgcggatccatcagcgagttcacactgaggagaagccattcacctgctctcagtgtgggaagggattcactcggttgtccagcctgcagacacaccagcgagtccacactggggagagaccattcacctgctctcagtgtgggcaaggATTCATTCATTCACCCGCCCTGCGGAGACAcctgcaagttcacactggggagaggccattcatctgctctcagtgtgggaagggattcacttggttatccaacctgcagacacacaagcgagttcattctggggagaggccattcacctgctctcattgtaggaagggatttattgatttatCCACCctcctgagacaccagcgagttcacactggggagaggccgttcacctgctctcagtgtgggaagggattcagtcagttatccagcctgcagacacaccagcgcattcacactggggagaggccattcacctgctctcagtgtgggaagggattcattgattcgtcCAAACTGCAGACACAcctacgagttcacactggggagaggccattcatctgctctcagtgtgggaagggattcattgattcatccaccctgctgagacaccagcgagttcacactggggagaaaccattcacctgctcttag